In Promicromonospora sp. Populi, one genomic interval encodes:
- a CDS encoding pilus assembly protein TadG-related protein, whose translation MTRGIMRMWLRTRRAPSGVRRVRERGDINILAAGMVPALIIAIGLVVDGGGRLQAEDEAEYAADQAARAAAQQIRIDRAQLGLPPEVDPARATQAAADTLDALGVQGGVTAVNGATVSVGTQVTYETTFLTLIGISSLDVSADAEARAVRGIGQEES comes from the coding sequence ATGACCAGGGGGATCATGCGGATGTGGCTGCGGACGAGGCGGGCGCCGTCGGGCGTTCGTAGGGTGCGGGAACGGGGCGACATAAACATCCTCGCGGCGGGCATGGTGCCCGCGCTGATCATCGCCATCGGCCTGGTGGTCGACGGCGGCGGGCGGCTGCAGGCCGAGGACGAGGCCGAGTACGCCGCCGATCAGGCGGCGCGAGCCGCCGCGCAGCAGATCCGGATCGACCGCGCGCAGCTGGGACTGCCTCCCGAGGTGGATCCCGCGCGCGCGACGCAGGCCGCCGCCGACACCCTCGACGCGCTGGGCGTGCAGGGTGGCGTGACCGCGGTCAACGGCGCCACCGTCAGCGTGGGTACCCAGGTCACGTACGAGACCACGTTCCTGACACTGATCGGGATCAGCTCGCTCGACGTCTCGGCCGATGCCGAGGCGCGAGCGGTCCGCGGGATAGGACAGGAGGAATCCTGA
- a CDS encoding TadE/TadG family type IV pilus assembly protein has translation MRSDGEHGRPDRERGNVAINTVVIFPMLLLIGLLLVMAGRLVLAEGVVQSAANEAARAASISRTASVAGAQATSTATSTLVNSGVRCAQTSVMPATDAFALPLGTVGTITVRVECVVPLSDLGLPGAPGSRTISATGTSVLDAYRGRS, from the coding sequence ATGAGGTCCGACGGCGAGCACGGGAGGCCCGATCGCGAGCGCGGGAACGTCGCGATCAACACCGTCGTGATCTTTCCCATGCTGCTGCTGATCGGGCTGCTCCTGGTGATGGCGGGGCGGCTCGTGCTGGCCGAGGGTGTGGTGCAGTCGGCGGCGAACGAGGCCGCGCGGGCGGCGTCGATCAGCCGGACGGCCAGCGTGGCCGGGGCGCAGGCGACGTCGACCGCGACCTCGACGCTGGTGAACTCCGGGGTGCGCTGTGCGCAGACGTCGGTCATGCCGGCGACTGACGCGTTCGCTCTGCCGCTCGGGACCGTCGGGACCATCACGGTGCGCGTCGAGTGCGTGGTGCCGTTGAGTGATCTCGGCCTGCCGGGCGCGCCCGGCTCACGGACCATCAGCGCTACGGGGACGTCGGTGCTCGACGCCTATCGGGGGCGGTCATGA
- a CDS encoding TadE/TadG family type IV pilus assembly protein, which translates to MDERGAASLQTVITYPIVLMLIFAMVQGMLYFHAQNTAQSVANGAVQAARVEGGSLEAGYAEAAERLARGGDAFASVNVSVTRGQDTATARVVGLAPSIVPGFRGLRIEQSATGPVERFTSAVVGP; encoded by the coding sequence ATGGACGAACGCGGCGCCGCCTCTCTCCAGACCGTCATCACCTACCCGATAGTCCTCATGCTCATCTTCGCGATGGTGCAGGGCATGCTCTACTTCCACGCGCAGAACACTGCCCAGTCCGTCGCTAACGGCGCGGTCCAGGCGGCGCGGGTCGAGGGCGGCAGCCTTGAGGCGGGGTACGCGGAGGCGGCGGAGCGGCTCGCGCGCGGGGGCGACGCGTTCGCATCGGTCAACGTGTCGGTGACCCGCGGGCAAGATACGGCGACCGCGCGCGTCGTCGGGCTGGCGCCGTCGATCGTCCCGGGGTTCCGCGGGCTGCGGATCGAGCAGTCGGCCACGGGGCCCGTCGAGCGGTTCACATCGGCAGTGGTGGGGCCATGA
- a CDS encoding type II secretion system F family protein: MITLIAVLTGLGLGLGVWFVIVGAQKYEPTPKPVRTTPPFHGLLRLLGLTKGGPLYPQRKVLGVGAAAGLVIGILTGWWSLVLIVPVLIVGLPSLFRTTTQSNEVEKLTDLTAWVRSLIGVLSGGAVGLEQGIAATLHSAAPSVRPSLARLVARLEARQPIKPALYRWAEEMNDYSADMIASAMILESDNRTGAVAPALRQLAESLSAQAKARREIETERSTGRATVRWVTIVTLLVLGATAMSGYLSGYDSPLGQVIAVILFCAYVVCLLWMRKISLGQPIPRFLPDERRA; the protein is encoded by the coding sequence ATGATCACGCTGATCGCGGTGCTGACCGGGCTCGGTCTGGGCCTCGGGGTGTGGTTCGTCATCGTCGGCGCGCAGAAGTACGAGCCGACGCCGAAGCCGGTGCGCACCACCCCGCCCTTCCACGGGCTGCTCCGCCTGCTCGGCCTGACCAAGGGTGGGCCGCTGTATCCGCAGCGCAAGGTGCTGGGGGTCGGCGCGGCGGCGGGCCTTGTCATCGGCATCCTGACCGGCTGGTGGTCGCTCGTGCTGATCGTGCCGGTGCTGATCGTCGGCCTGCCGTCGCTGTTCCGCACCACCACGCAGTCCAACGAGGTGGAGAAGCTGACCGACCTGACCGCCTGGGTGCGGTCGCTGATCGGTGTGCTGTCCGGCGGCGCCGTCGGGCTGGAGCAGGGGATCGCCGCGACCCTGCACAGCGCCGCGCCTTCCGTGCGGCCCTCGCTCGCGCGGCTGGTGGCGCGCCTGGAGGCGCGCCAGCCCATCAAGCCCGCGCTCTACCGGTGGGCCGAGGAGATGAACGACTACTCGGCGGACATGATCGCCTCGGCGATGATCCTCGAGTCGGACAACCGCACCGGAGCCGTGGCGCCCGCGCTCCGGCAGCTCGCCGAGTCCCTGTCCGCGCAGGCCAAGGCCCGGCGCGAGATCGAGACCGAGCGCTCCACCGGCCGCGCGACGGTGCGCTGGGTGACGATCGTGACGCTCCTGGTGCTGGGGGCCACGGCGATGTCCGGCTACCTGAGTGGCTATGACTCGCCGCTGGGCCAGGTCATCGCGGTGATCCTGTTCTGCGCGTATGTGGTCTGCCTGCTGTGGATGCGCAAGATCAGCCTGGGGCAGCCGATCCCGCGGTTCCTGCCCGACGAGCGGAGGGCCTGA
- a CDS encoding ATPase, T2SS/T4P/T4SS family, with translation MSTPDFPDLSSLPIFHEADDQAPAAPRRAPVVGAQPRTADGAAPTQQSWAVPVEQGTGTARHASAGTRTAAPVRTPDGRVQPPGSGASPWVGAVARAGREYHGQPGNPRLRDSEFWRQVNSLRGEVSSRLTTALAARELDEEQREALGQELIQQVVRDHNDALLSGGQRNWTTEYQVEVTRALFDALFRLGRLQPLIDTPDVENIEITGTAPVLMLMGDGRRTYAEPIADSDAELIDFLQFLAARDPANERSFTRANPFLNLDLPGRVRLAAVGWVVPWPRVTIRLQRLQSVDLELLRRNDTIDTVLVEFLTAAVRARKSIVVSGQGQGSGKTTLLRALCAGLDPWESIATIETDYELYLHLEPEKHKRVVALRTREGSGEMNTSGRRVGEINTNVNVYESLRHNISRVIVGEVRGPEIVSMFQAMQMGNGSLSTVHADGARDVVERLVGMAVQDSTLSETYAYRQVAQSVDLIVFLRVDVGADGLRRRYLSEVIEVTRGEAGNPVAITDVFEPGPNGRAVPNVTPSFLADLEAEGFDASLLNYRDGLWGTP, from the coding sequence ATGAGCACGCCTGACTTCCCCGACCTCTCCTCGCTGCCGATCTTCCACGAGGCGGACGACCAGGCGCCCGCCGCGCCGCGCCGCGCGCCCGTCGTCGGGGCACAGCCCCGGACTGCCGACGGCGCCGCCCCGACGCAGCAGTCCTGGGCCGTACCCGTGGAACAGGGCACCGGCACGGCACGCCATGCCAGCGCCGGGACCCGCACCGCCGCGCCAGTGCGGACCCCCGACGGCAGGGTCCAGCCACCGGGGAGCGGCGCCTCGCCGTGGGTCGGCGCCGTGGCCAGGGCGGGCCGTGAGTACCACGGCCAGCCGGGCAACCCGCGCCTGCGCGACTCCGAGTTCTGGCGCCAGGTCAACAGCCTGCGCGGCGAGGTGTCCTCACGGCTGACGACGGCGCTCGCGGCCCGCGAGCTGGACGAGGAGCAGCGCGAGGCGCTCGGCCAGGAGCTGATCCAGCAGGTGGTGCGCGACCACAACGACGCCCTGCTCTCCGGCGGCCAGCGGAACTGGACCACCGAGTACCAGGTCGAGGTGACGCGCGCGCTGTTCGACGCTCTGTTCCGGCTGGGCCGGCTGCAGCCGCTCATCGACACCCCCGACGTGGAGAACATCGAGATCACGGGGACCGCGCCCGTGCTCATGCTGATGGGCGACGGCCGCCGTACCTACGCGGAGCCCATCGCGGACTCCGACGCCGAGCTCATCGACTTCCTCCAGTTCCTCGCGGCGCGCGACCCCGCGAACGAGCGGTCGTTCACACGCGCTAACCCGTTCCTCAACCTGGACCTGCCGGGTCGCGTGCGCCTCGCCGCCGTCGGCTGGGTGGTGCCGTGGCCGCGCGTCACTATCCGCCTGCAGCGCCTGCAGTCGGTGGACCTGGAGCTGCTGCGCCGGAACGACACCATCGACACGGTGCTGGTCGAGTTCCTGACGGCGGCGGTGCGAGCGCGCAAGTCGATTGTCGTCTCCGGGCAGGGCCAGGGCAGCGGTAAAACGACCCTTTTGCGGGCTTTGTGCGCTGGCCTTGATCCCTGGGAGTCCATCGCCACCATCGAGACGGACTACGAGCTCTACCTGCACCTCGAACCCGAGAAGCACAAGCGGGTGGTGGCGCTGCGCACGCGCGAGGGCTCCGGTGAGATGAACACGTCGGGACGGCGCGTGGGCGAGATCAATACGAACGTCAACGTCTACGAGTCGCTGCGGCACAACATCTCCCGCGTCATCGTGGGTGAGGTGCGCGGCCCCGAGATCGTGTCCATGTTCCAGGCGATGCAGATGGGCAACGGCTCGTTGTCCACGGTGCACGCCGACGGCGCGCGCGACGTCGTCGAACGCCTGGTCGGTATGGCAGTGCAGGACTCCACGCTGTCGGAGACCTATGCGTACCGGCAGGTGGCGCAGTCGGTCGACCTCATCGTCTTCCTCCGGGTCGACGTCGGAGCCGACGGCCTCCGCCGCCGGTACCTCTCCGAGGTGATCGAGGTGACGCGCGGCGAGGCCGGCAACCCGGTGGCGATCACCGACGTCTTTGAGCCCGGGCCGAACGGGCGCGCGGTGCCCAACGTCACGCCGTCGTTCCTCGCCGACCTGGAGGCTGAGGGCTTCGACGCGAGCCTGCTGAACTACCGGGACGGGCTCTGGGGGACGCCATGA
- a CDS encoding SAF domain-containing protein: MSSGTQIANQDKQARSATQPQRPAPPGPLKPTRARRRPALVALGLALVALSVLASVYLVSTLGRTYQVLAVTSDIPRGTAITANDLGPVSLPNEPTLLEPIPADQADEMANRIAAVDLVAGQLLTLDSTVEEIEPAAGHSVVGIALAPNQMPGTRDLVAGDAVRIVETPATGGEPPTTAPFAISAVVIGVTESPLGDGMVVDVEVTSANAAPLAARAATGRVAIVIDAVGAG, translated from the coding sequence GTGAGCAGTGGCACCCAGATCGCGAACCAGGACAAGCAGGCCCGGTCCGCGACACAACCCCAGCGACCCGCACCGCCGGGGCCGCTCAAACCGACGCGCGCCCGCCGTCGACCCGCGCTCGTCGCGCTGGGCCTCGCGCTCGTGGCGCTGAGCGTGCTCGCGAGCGTCTACCTGGTCAGCACGCTCGGCCGTACCTATCAGGTGCTCGCGGTCACCAGCGACATCCCACGGGGCACCGCGATCACCGCGAACGACCTCGGGCCCGTGAGCCTCCCGAACGAGCCGACCCTGCTTGAGCCGATCCCGGCCGACCAGGCCGACGAGATGGCGAACAGGATCGCCGCGGTGGACCTCGTTGCGGGCCAGCTCCTCACGCTGGACAGCACCGTCGAGGAGATCGAGCCCGCTGCGGGGCACTCAGTGGTGGGCATCGCGCTCGCGCCGAACCAGATGCCCGGGACCCGGGACCTGGTCGCCGGCGACGCCGTGCGGATCGTCGAGACGCCGGCCACCGGTGGTGAGCCGCCTACAACGGCGCCGTTCGCCATCTCCGCCGTCGTGATCGGTGTCACCGAGTCGCCGCTCGGCGACGGGATGGTCGTCGACGTGGAGGTCACCTCGGCCAACGCTGCCCCGCTCGCGGCCCGCGCCGCGACCGGCCGCGTCGCCATCGTGATCGACGCCGTCGGGGCGGGGTGA
- a CDS encoding sigma factor encodes MRELDHDWADLVRTRSFALEIGRLVARFPQLAGLRTGDTVQLAPDDADEVLYALIVEHAGGSFPAGRAVLQCMLPAVRKIVRRSRRHYPDVQDLEQEAAAAMWDAITHYDLERSSRVAMRLQGHTLTRVVGDRAPHARGGRVSRGPQVAEIPTDTDTLTVLERQTPPESGPEVVYSLASMSLGPTGEVLDVIAWGLDRNVLTRDESALLARLYAPDPDLPEYAELGSGRGNYQRRVAHELGISHAALRQRASRAVRRLAEAVQSGGLSGGQPGERDDEGRRRPTG; translated from the coding sequence ATGCGAGAGCTTGACCATGACTGGGCCGACCTGGTCCGCACGCGGTCGTTCGCACTCGAGATCGGCCGCCTCGTCGCACGGTTCCCGCAGCTCGCGGGGCTCCGCACGGGTGACACCGTCCAGCTCGCCCCCGACGACGCGGACGAGGTGCTGTACGCGCTCATCGTCGAGCACGCGGGCGGCAGCTTCCCCGCCGGGCGCGCGGTGCTGCAGTGCATGCTCCCCGCGGTGCGCAAGATCGTGCGGCGGTCGCGCCGCCACTATCCAGACGTGCAGGACCTCGAGCAGGAGGCCGCCGCCGCCATGTGGGATGCGATCACCCACTACGACCTCGAGCGCAGCAGCCGGGTGGCGATGCGCCTCCAGGGGCACACGCTGACGCGCGTCGTCGGCGACCGGGCCCCGCACGCTCGGGGTGGCCGGGTGAGCCGCGGACCCCAGGTGGCGGAGATCCCCACCGACACGGACACGCTGACCGTCCTCGAACGGCAGACGCCGCCCGAGTCCGGGCCCGAAGTCGTCTACTCGCTCGCGAGCATGTCGCTGGGCCCGACGGGCGAGGTCCTCGACGTCATCGCGTGGGGGCTCGACCGAAACGTCCTGACACGGGACGAGTCAGCACTTCTGGCGCGGTTGTACGCGCCGGACCCCGATCTCCCGGAGTACGCCGAGCTCGGCTCGGGTCGCGGGAACTATCAGCGGCGGGTGGCCCACGAGCTGGGCATCTCGCACGCAGCCTTGCGCCAGCGGGCGAGTCGCGCAGTGCGACGGCTGGCGGAAGCCGTTCAGTCCGGTGGTCTGTCTGGGGGACAACCGGGCGAACGGGACGATGAGGGACGACGACGACCGACGGGCTGA
- a CDS encoding conjugal transfer protein → MSSVLVRRRGKKSAEPAELPPPADVASGTASPWTGGPDQPATPSSSGGGGDDENQPPQVVEWSNGPALVTKAWGALLALALLAGPAALVWTALRPEAAPASAVAGSADTAQAAAAQERAIELVETWLRADSDDQQLIASLTNAPVGSLPQEGLTIRDSSVAQIEQAEDNVWSVTVGVDVAEPAPGSTPPPAVEGEEAEVPLVWVRRYFQVPVLVSRTETEWSGPHLAVTAVALPAPVPGPAAAAEPPDLDYPETISPTSAAGQSVAGFLAAMIAGDGEITRYLRPGTAISAISPAPYSAVSVTDINGSHEVTEDPADGDGTHALITVELTRLDGNTTTAQYVLTLVARDGRWEVAGVQPAVRIDTTPSGTIDSGTAGE, encoded by the coding sequence ATGAGCTCGGTTCTTGTGCGACGGCGTGGCAAGAAGTCGGCTGAGCCGGCCGAGCTGCCGCCCCCTGCCGACGTCGCCTCCGGTACCGCCTCGCCGTGGACCGGTGGACCCGATCAGCCCGCGACGCCGTCGTCGTCGGGCGGGGGAGGCGACGACGAGAACCAGCCACCGCAGGTGGTGGAGTGGTCCAACGGACCCGCCCTGGTGACCAAGGCCTGGGGTGCCCTGCTCGCGCTGGCGCTGCTGGCCGGGCCGGCCGCCCTGGTGTGGACCGCGCTGCGCCCCGAGGCCGCCCCCGCCTCGGCGGTCGCCGGCTCAGCCGATACCGCTCAGGCGGCGGCGGCCCAGGAGCGGGCGATCGAGCTCGTGGAGACCTGGCTGCGGGCCGACAGCGACGACCAGCAGCTGATCGCCTCCCTCACGAACGCCCCGGTCGGCTCACTCCCCCAGGAGGGCCTGACCATCCGCGACTCGTCGGTGGCACAGATCGAGCAGGCGGAGGACAACGTGTGGTCGGTGACGGTCGGCGTCGACGTCGCGGAGCCCGCTCCCGGCTCGACACCCCCGCCGGCCGTGGAAGGCGAGGAGGCCGAGGTGCCCCTGGTCTGGGTGCGCCGCTACTTCCAGGTGCCGGTGCTGGTAAGCCGCACCGAGACCGAGTGGTCCGGGCCCCACCTCGCGGTGACCGCCGTCGCCCTCCCCGCGCCCGTCCCGGGCCCGGCGGCCGCCGCCGAGCCGCCGGACCTCGACTACCCCGAGACCATCTCTCCGACGTCGGCCGCGGGCCAGTCCGTGGCCGGGTTCCTCGCGGCGATGATCGCGGGCGACGGCGAGATCACGCGCTACCTGCGCCCCGGCACCGCCATCTCGGCCATCAGCCCCGCTCCGTACTCGGCCGTCTCCGTGACCGACATCAACGGGTCGCACGAGGTCACGGAGGACCCGGCCGACGGCGACGGCACGCACGCACTGATCACCGTCGAGCTCACCCGGCTCGACGGCAACACGACCACCGCCCAGTACGTCCTCACGCTTGTTGCGCGGGACGGCCGCTGGGAGGTTGCCGGCGTTCAGCCGGCCGTCCGTATCGACACGACGCCATCCGGCACGATCGACTCCGGCACCGCCGGGGAATAA
- a CDS encoding ATP-binding protein codes for MLSHISALTDGLMWTRTGTVWALWRVSPVPYAFQPDDKKHAARRHHTALYRALRGESLHLGLTAATDPASVVLSMIEGVDLTEREAWAAECEATLDFLEQIPIGRRVHWIAAPLANPGAKAFSEPLRASWSSLQDTLMMPRAVPGRHAIGERAAQAEALRKEMPAAFDPRPATVAEMAWMFGHAMQRGLGLDTAVPLDGSLDAEMHLSGPSVLPSSLVDPAGQTDSEKRLGPLQILKQPYVKVLDPTNPDLASYQTTLVVADTPSGGIVYPGCEWIGRVDESGVPCDWAIRMTVRSRDEVTNRNRRAVRTLNDQFDQRSEEERAGSSLDTTARALGEYQAVMDADELEVEVDATTMFTVSGHTPEQVLDDARDLTKYFAAMQFSLRTDPTIQPTLFEATLPGTPTPRAVREYSQITTARAFSAAVPFATTELGDTSGALFALEISNGAARPNPVFVNLAGATDKLDVALAMGFVGELGAGKALALDTPIPTPSGWTTMGDLAPGDRVFDENGAPTEVVGVSPVMRDHQCYQVVFSDGSTIVADAEHLWTTVPLKTRGHQAKLNHKRKQRGETPVDVLDATLDLSGPGWHEHGTVATTEQLRETLLAGKQLNHAVPVAGALELPPVDVPVNPYYLGLWLGDGSSWRSEITTADPEVLSRLELCGYEVRKLSAEYAYAVRLPHEADDGFTPEQRPCLQCGAQYLAWYEQRRYCGKTCEAAGRKAGVPPLPPRRCGRCDKPMLRTSTGRRCADCRKASSMTGRLDSLGVLKNKHIPAAYLRAGTIQRRSLLAGLMDSDGTVTPSGSVEFTNTNKRLARDVHELALSLGYRSVLREGRARLKGRDVGPKWAVTFTTTDDVFMLQRKVDTHLERGENRSAARNAYRYVTEIRPVKSVPVRCIRVAAESSLFLAGDAMIPTHNSVSMKTVAMDNVDMGATLMAVDHTEMGEWGIAVSEIPGSQVVEISEDATVSMDPLRILPPAQAPRVARAFITVLLSVQTKSEQNVLLSKVLQTEYMWRHKITSLGSLARHLEADCEFPGARMLADEMRIFSELDFGRALFDDSLPPLDLSSPAIVLHTHKMQLPSKADMEHGHLFAELRAEKVFGRATFALIAALARYRCFADRSRLDIFAADEASKTMSSPEAAEEIGMFIRDGRKHKAALLLGSHDAEEDFGNEVVRGLIPFRVLLRHRDANLARRGLRWLHGLPTTAPVDEGLVKLVTEGTAPVTDAAVGVVEERRGECLIRDFQARYGRAKVMAPLVERRAETVKTTPTSSSGAVIGA; via the coding sequence ATGCTGAGCCACATCTCGGCCCTGACCGACGGCCTCATGTGGACCCGCACCGGGACCGTGTGGGCCCTCTGGCGTGTGTCCCCCGTGCCCTACGCGTTCCAGCCCGACGACAAGAAGCACGCGGCGCGGCGGCACCACACCGCGCTGTACCGCGCGCTGCGCGGCGAGTCGCTGCACCTCGGGCTGACGGCGGCCACCGACCCGGCGTCGGTGGTGCTCTCGATGATCGAGGGTGTCGACCTGACCGAGCGTGAGGCGTGGGCCGCGGAGTGCGAGGCCACCCTCGACTTCCTGGAGCAGATCCCGATCGGGCGGCGTGTGCACTGGATCGCCGCGCCCCTGGCCAACCCGGGCGCCAAGGCATTCAGTGAGCCGCTGCGCGCGTCCTGGTCCTCGCTCCAGGACACCCTGATGATGCCGCGCGCCGTGCCGGGCCGGCACGCGATCGGCGAGCGGGCCGCGCAGGCGGAGGCACTGCGCAAGGAGATGCCCGCCGCGTTCGACCCGCGGCCGGCGACCGTGGCCGAGATGGCCTGGATGTTCGGGCACGCCATGCAGCGCGGCCTCGGTCTGGACACCGCGGTGCCCCTCGACGGGTCGCTCGACGCCGAGATGCACTTGTCGGGGCCTTCGGTGCTGCCGTCGTCGCTGGTCGATCCGGCCGGTCAGACGGACTCCGAGAAGCGCCTAGGGCCGCTGCAGATCCTGAAGCAGCCCTACGTGAAGGTGCTCGACCCCACCAACCCCGACCTCGCCTCGTACCAGACGACGCTCGTGGTGGCCGATACGCCGTCGGGCGGCATCGTGTACCCGGGGTGCGAGTGGATCGGACGTGTCGACGAGTCCGGGGTGCCGTGCGACTGGGCCATCCGGATGACCGTGCGCTCGCGCGACGAGGTGACCAACCGCAACCGGCGCGCGGTGCGCACCCTGAACGACCAGTTCGACCAGCGCTCCGAGGAGGAGCGCGCGGGGTCGTCCCTGGACACGACGGCGCGCGCTCTGGGCGAGTACCAGGCGGTGATGGACGCCGACGAGCTCGAGGTCGAGGTGGACGCCACCACGATGTTCACCGTCTCGGGCCACACCCCTGAGCAGGTGCTGGACGACGCCCGGGACCTGACCAAGTACTTCGCCGCCATGCAGTTCTCGCTGCGCACCGACCCCACGATCCAGCCGACGCTCTTCGAGGCCACCCTGCCGGGCACCCCGACCCCGCGCGCCGTGCGGGAGTACTCGCAGATCACGACGGCGCGCGCGTTCTCGGCAGCGGTGCCGTTCGCCACCACCGAGCTGGGCGACACCTCCGGTGCGCTGTTCGCCCTGGAGATCTCGAACGGGGCGGCCCGGCCGAACCCGGTCTTCGTGAACCTGGCCGGAGCCACCGACAAGCTGGACGTCGCGCTCGCGATGGGCTTCGTGGGCGAGCTGGGTGCGGGTAAGGCTCTCGCCCTCGACACGCCCATCCCGACGCCGAGCGGCTGGACCACCATGGGCGACCTGGCGCCGGGGGACCGCGTCTTCGACGAGAACGGGGCGCCCACGGAAGTCGTCGGCGTCTCCCCCGTCATGCGGGACCACCAGTGCTACCAGGTGGTGTTCTCCGATGGATCGACGATCGTGGCCGACGCCGAGCACCTATGGACGACGGTTCCCCTGAAGACCCGCGGCCATCAGGCGAAACTGAACCACAAGCGCAAGCAGCGCGGCGAGACGCCCGTCGACGTGCTCGACGCGACGCTCGACCTGAGCGGACCCGGGTGGCACGAACACGGCACTGTCGCGACGACCGAGCAGCTCCGCGAGACGCTCCTGGCGGGCAAACAGCTCAACCACGCGGTGCCGGTCGCCGGGGCCCTGGAGCTTCCCCCCGTCGACGTCCCCGTCAACCCCTATTACCTCGGCCTCTGGCTCGGCGACGGGAGTTCATGGCGCTCCGAGATCACTACCGCAGACCCCGAAGTGCTCTCCCGCCTCGAGCTGTGCGGATACGAGGTCAGGAAGCTGTCGGCGGAGTACGCGTACGCTGTCCGGCTCCCGCACGAGGCGGATGACGGTTTCACGCCGGAGCAGCGGCCCTGCTTGCAGTGCGGAGCCCAGTACCTCGCTTGGTACGAGCAGCGTCGCTATTGCGGCAAGACCTGCGAGGCTGCCGGACGCAAGGCTGGCGTGCCACCCCTGCCGCCACGCCGCTGCGGCCGGTGTGACAAGCCCATGCTCAGGACCAGCACTGGCCGGCGGTGTGCGGACTGCCGCAAGGCGTCATCGATGACCGGACGTCTCGACTCGCTCGGCGTGCTCAAGAACAAGCACATCCCAGCTGCGTACCTGCGTGCGGGAACGATCCAGCGCCGAAGCCTCCTCGCCGGGCTGATGGACTCCGACGGCACAGTGACGCCGTCGGGCAGCGTGGAGTTCACGAACACGAATAAGCGGCTGGCGCGAGACGTCCATGAGCTCGCGCTGTCACTTGGATACAGGTCGGTGCTCCGAGAGGGGCGTGCCCGCCTGAAGGGGCGGGACGTCGGCCCGAAGTGGGCCGTCACCTTCACGACCACTGACGATGTCTTCATGCTCCAGCGAAAGGTCGACACGCACCTGGAGCGCGGGGAGAACCGCAGCGCCGCCCGAAACGCTTACCGGTACGTCACCGAGATCCGGCCGGTGAAGTCCGTTCCCGTGCGGTGCATCCGGGTGGCAGCAGAATCGAGCCTGTTCCTGGCGGGGGACGCGATGATCCCCACCCACAACTCGGTCAGCATGAAGACCGTGGCCATGGACAACGTCGACATGGGCGCCACGCTCATGGCGGTGGACCACACCGAGATGGGCGAGTGGGGCATCGCCGTCTCGGAGATCCCCGGCTCGCAGGTCGTGGAGATCTCCGAGGACGCGACGGTGTCCATGGACCCGCTGCGGATCCTGCCGCCGGCGCAAGCACCGCGGGTGGCCCGCGCCTTCATCACCGTGCTGCTGTCGGTGCAGACCAAGTCCGAGCAGAACGTGCTGCTGTCCAAGGTGCTGCAGACGGAGTACATGTGGCGGCACAAGATCACCTCGCTCGGGTCGCTCGCGCGGCACCTCGAGGCGGACTGCGAGTTCCCGGGCGCCCGGATGCTCGCCGACGAGATGCGGATCTTCTCCGAGCTCGACTTCGGGCGCGCTCTGTTCGACGACTCGCTGCCGCCGCTCGACCTGAGCTCGCCGGCGATCGTGCTGCACACGCACAAGATGCAGCTGCCCTCGAAGGCCGACATGGAGCACGGGCACCTGTTCGCCGAGCTCAGAGCCGAGAAGGTGTTCGGCCGCGCCACGTTCGCGCTCATCGCGGCTCTCGCCAGGTACCGCTGCTTCGCGGACCGCTCCCGGCTCGACATCTTCGCCGCCGACGAGGCGTCCAAGACCATGTCGTCACCGGAGGCGGCAGAGGAGATCGGCATGTTCATCCGGGACGGCCGTAAGCACAAGGCGGCGCTGCTGCTGGGCAGCCACGACGCCGAGGAGGACTTCGGCAACGAGGTGGTGCGCGGGCTGATCCCGTTCCGCGTGCTGCTGCGCCACCGCGACGCGAACCTGGCCCGCCGTGGCCTGCGGTGGCTGCACGGGTTGCCGACCACCGCACCGGTGGACGAGGGCCTGGTCAAGCTCGTCACGGAGGGCACCGCGCCGGTGACCGACGCCGCCGTCGGCGTGGTCGAGGAGCGCCGCGGGGAGTGCCTGATCCGGGACTTCCAGGCCCGCTACGGCCGGGCGAAGGTCATGGCGCCGCTCGTGGAGAGGCGCGCCGAGACCGTCAAGACCACGCCGACCAGCTCCTCCGGTGCGGTGATCGGGGCATGA